Proteins encoded within one genomic window of Bradyrhizobium sp. 186:
- a CDS encoding L,D-transpeptidase, with product MPKSLIALFVVALLPLGGCMQTTLSPSSDASMTPRDRQLLAHTPYAQANVPEQYLRHIVDYPRKEQPGTILVDTDARYLYYVLPEGKAIRYGVAVGEEAMAFSGVARVGRLAEWPDWVPTADIQARLGPYPPRVAGGPANPLGARGIYLYSGNKDTLYRIHGTNQPEYIGQAISSGCIRMRNEDVIDLFDRVKLNSTVVVLPPGQSTQAGTGASWRG from the coding sequence GTGCCAAAATCTTTAATCGCTTTGTTCGTCGTCGCCTTGCTTCCGCTGGGCGGTTGCATGCAGACAACGCTTTCGCCGTCGAGCGACGCGAGCATGACGCCGCGCGACCGGCAGTTGCTGGCGCACACGCCTTACGCGCAGGCGAACGTGCCCGAGCAATATCTCCGTCACATCGTCGATTATCCGCGCAAGGAGCAGCCGGGCACGATCCTGGTCGATACCGATGCGCGCTACCTGTATTACGTCCTGCCCGAGGGCAAGGCGATCCGCTACGGCGTCGCGGTCGGCGAGGAAGCGATGGCGTTCTCCGGCGTGGCCCGGGTCGGTCGCTTGGCGGAGTGGCCCGACTGGGTTCCGACGGCGGACATCCAGGCGCGGCTCGGACCGTATCCACCGCGCGTTGCCGGTGGTCCCGCCAATCCGTTGGGCGCGCGGGGTATCTATCTCTATTCCGGCAACAAGGACACGCTCTACCGCATCCATGGCACCAACCAGCCCGAATATATCGGGCAGGCGATCTCGTCGGGCTGTATCCGGATGCGCAATGAGGACGTGATCGATCTGTTCGATCGGGTGAAGCTCAATTCGACCGTCGTGGTGCTGCCGCCCGGACAGAGCACGCAGGCCGGGACGGGAGCAAGCTGGCGCGGGTGA
- a CDS encoding MarR family winged helix-turn-helix transcriptional regulator — protein MKDNNDMPGHLARRFQQIAVAVFLAEVGDAGFDLTPVQYAALATIKANPGLDQVTLAGLIAYDRTTITGVIDRLVQKGLAERRASRRDRRARELEITDEGRRTLRKITPAVESAQRIMLRGLSAKEGEELMRLLHKAIAAGNELSRAPLRDVQA, from the coding sequence TTGAAAGACAATAACGACATGCCCGGACATCTGGCGCGCCGGTTCCAGCAGATCGCGGTGGCGGTGTTCTTGGCCGAGGTCGGGGATGCCGGCTTCGACCTCACGCCGGTGCAATACGCGGCGCTCGCGACCATCAAGGCTAATCCCGGCCTCGACCAGGTGACGCTCGCCGGATTGATCGCCTACGACCGCACCACCATCACCGGCGTAATCGACCGCCTCGTGCAGAAGGGCCTTGCGGAGCGACGCGCCTCCCGCCGCGACCGCCGCGCCCGCGAGCTCGAGATCACTGACGAAGGTCGTCGCACGCTGCGCAAGATCACGCCGGCCGTGGAATCCGCCCAGCGCATCATGCTGCGCGGTCTCAGCGCGAAGGAAGGCGAGGAGCTGATGCGGCTGTTGCACAAGGCGATCGCCGCCGGCAACGAGCTCAGCCGCGCCCCGCTACGCGATGTGCAGGCATAG
- a CDS encoding FAD-binding monooxygenase, translating into MQFHLNGFQPGDPEIADPAERVQGSGAPGAVAGELDVLIVGCGPAGLTLAAQLAQFSDIKTCIVEQKPGPLLVGQADGIACRTMEMFHAYGFSERVLKEAYWVNETTFWKPDERAPEKIVRSGRVQDVEDGLSEFPHVILNQARIHDGFLDVMRKSPAMLEPYYGRRLLDLQVDPAAGPVDHAVTVRLAGVDPENEGRVETIKARYVVGCDGARSTVRKSIGRELHGDSANHAWGVMDVLAVTDFPDIRFKALIQSAKDGSLLIIPREGGYMVRLYVELAKLDVGERVADRSITADDVIAKAQRILKPHALEVKEIAWWSVYEIGQRLTDKFDDVPEAEIATRLPRIFIAGDACHTHSPKAGQGMNVSMQDAFNLGWKLAAVIRQQCAPSLLHSYSVERQAVAKELIDFDREWAGILASAAKAGGSDAAKTQDYFVRHGRYTAGTATHYRPSVLTGAASHQHLAQGLVIGTRFHSAPVIRLADAKPVHLGHAAQADGRFRIYAFSPTEDPAATGSAIRALCEFLAEARESPVKRYTPAGADIDSVIDLRAVFQQDHREFAVEAMPALLLPRKGRYGLIDYEKMFCPDLKNGQDVFAMRGIDRNAGCMVVVRPDQYVAQVLPLKDFAGLASYFDGFMLQVR; encoded by the coding sequence ATGCAATTCCATCTCAATGGATTTCAGCCGGGCGATCCTGAGATCGCCGATCCCGCCGAGCGCGTTCAGGGCTCGGGCGCACCGGGCGCCGTGGCTGGAGAGCTCGATGTCCTGATCGTCGGCTGTGGCCCCGCGGGTCTCACGCTCGCCGCCCAACTTGCGCAATTTTCCGACATCAAGACCTGCATCGTCGAGCAGAAGCCGGGCCCGTTGCTGGTCGGCCAGGCCGACGGTATCGCCTGCCGCACCATGGAGATGTTCCACGCCTACGGCTTTAGCGAGCGCGTGCTGAAGGAGGCCTATTGGGTCAACGAGACGACATTCTGGAAGCCGGACGAGCGGGCGCCAGAGAAGATCGTTCGCAGCGGCCGGGTGCAGGACGTCGAGGACGGGCTATCGGAATTCCCGCATGTTATCCTAAACCAGGCGCGCATCCATGACGGCTTTCTCGACGTCATGCGCAAATCGCCGGCCATGCTCGAGCCCTATTACGGTCGCCGCCTGCTCGACCTCCAGGTTGATCCCGCCGCCGGTCCTGTCGATCATGCGGTGACTGTCCGTCTCGCGGGCGTCGATCCCGAGAACGAGGGCAGGGTCGAGACGATCAAGGCGCGCTATGTCGTCGGCTGCGACGGTGCGCGCAGCACGGTGCGCAAATCGATCGGCCGCGAACTGCACGGCGATTCCGCCAACCACGCCTGGGGCGTGATGGACGTGTTGGCGGTGACCGATTTTCCCGACATCCGCTTCAAGGCCCTGATCCAATCCGCGAAGGACGGCAGCCTTCTCATCATTCCCCGGGAGGGCGGCTACATGGTCCGCCTCTATGTCGAGCTCGCCAAGCTCGATGTCGGCGAGCGCGTCGCCGATCGCAGCATCACCGCCGATGACGTGATCGCCAAGGCGCAGCGGATATTGAAGCCGCATGCGCTCGAGGTGAAGGAGATCGCATGGTGGTCGGTCTACGAGATCGGCCAGCGTCTGACCGACAAGTTCGATGACGTGCCGGAGGCCGAGATTGCGACGCGCCTGCCACGCATCTTCATCGCTGGCGATGCCTGCCACACCCATAGCCCGAAGGCGGGGCAGGGCATGAACGTCTCGATGCAGGATGCCTTCAATCTCGGCTGGAAGCTCGCCGCCGTCATCCGCCAGCAATGTGCGCCGAGCCTGCTGCATTCCTATTCGGTGGAGCGCCAGGCGGTTGCGAAAGAGCTGATTGATTTCGACCGCGAATGGGCGGGGATTCTTGCTTCCGCCGCCAAGGCCGGCGGCTCCGACGCGGCGAAGACGCAGGACTATTTCGTGAGGCACGGCCGCTACACCGCGGGCACAGCGACGCACTATCGTCCGTCGGTCCTCACCGGCGCGGCCTCGCATCAGCATCTCGCGCAAGGTCTTGTCATCGGCACGCGCTTTCATTCCGCGCCCGTGATCCGGCTTGCGGACGCGAAGCCGGTCCATCTCGGCCACGCCGCGCAGGCTGACGGCCGCTTCCGCATCTACGCATTTTCGCCCACGGAAGATCCCGCGGCAACCGGCTCGGCCATTCGTGCGTTGTGCGAGTTCCTCGCCGAAGCAAGGGAATCTCCGGTGAAGCGATACACTCCGGCAGGCGCCGACATCGACAGCGTGATCGACCTGCGCGCGGTGTTTCAGCAGGATCATCGCGAGTTCGCCGTCGAGGCGATGCCCGCGCTGCTTCTTCCACGCAAGGGCCGCTACGGCCTGATCGACTACGAGAAGATGTTCTGTCCTGACCTCAAGAACGGACAGGACGTCTTCGCCATGCGCGGCATCGATCGCAATGCCGGCTGCATGGTCGTGGTGCGACCGGATCAATATGTCGCTCAGGTGCTGCCGCTCAAGGACTTTGCCGGGCTCGCGTCGTACTTTGACGGGTTCATGCTGCAAGTAAGGTGA
- a CDS encoding SH3 domain-containing protein: protein MRLKSILVAALLLAPTAASAAPGIVTVSTGLRAGPGSGFPLVDRVPGGARVNIHGCLRGNAWCDVSFSDDRGWVSSQYLEYLYRNHYVYLPDYVDEIDVPIVPFVLSSYWSSYYEGRPWYRRHAYWNNYWISHERFATRMDLDPRAARIGRTATRDAAIALGRHGENAKRGAVVSGRNAVTARHDAAITKRDAAVANDRIHARRSERFAREQTHVQSPNPRDAQARMMHDHAANRAAARAQPMARAHEAPRVAAAPAARPAAPHMAQPHMAQPNVSHGSPMNAHAQMPAPRAAAPAMPHPGGGAPHINAAPHGGGGPAGGPGDHQKH from the coding sequence ATGAGACTCAAAAGCATTTTGGTTGCCGCATTGCTGCTTGCCCCGACGGCTGCATCGGCCGCTCCGGGCATCGTCACCGTCTCGACCGGCTTGCGCGCCGGGCCGGGGTCGGGCTTTCCCCTGGTCGACCGCGTCCCCGGGGGCGCCCGCGTCAACATCCATGGTTGCCTGAGAGGGAATGCTTGGTGCGACGTCAGCTTCTCCGATGATCGCGGCTGGGTGTCGTCGCAATATCTCGAATATCTCTACCGCAATCACTACGTCTATCTTCCCGATTATGTCGACGAGATCGACGTGCCCATCGTTCCCTTCGTGCTGAGCTCATACTGGTCTAGCTACTATGAAGGGCGGCCGTGGTATCGGCGGCACGCCTACTGGAATAACTACTGGATCTCGCATGAGCGTTTCGCGACGCGGATGGATCTCGATCCGCGCGCAGCCCGCATCGGCCGCACAGCGACGCGAGACGCCGCCATCGCGCTGGGGCGTCACGGGGAAAACGCCAAGCGCGGTGCTGTAGTCTCCGGGCGCAATGCCGTGACGGCACGGCATGACGCCGCTATCACCAAACGCGACGCTGCGGTCGCGAATGACCGCATCCACGCCAGACGAAGCGAGCGTTTCGCGCGCGAGCAGACCCACGTGCAGAGCCCCAACCCGCGTGATGCGCAGGCGCGCATGATGCATGACCATGCTGCGAACCGTGCCGCGGCGCGGGCGCAACCGATGGCTCGTGCACATGAAGCGCCGCGTGTGGCGGCCGCGCCCGCGGCCCGGCCGGCGGCGCCGCATATGGCGCAGCCCCATATGGCACAGCCCAATGTCAGCCATGGTTCGCCGATGAATGCGCATGCCCAGATGCCGGCGCCGCGCGCAGCCGCACCTGCCATGCCGCACCCGGGCGGCGGTGCCCCGCATATCAATGCCGCTCCGCATGGCGGCGGTGGCCCGGCCGGCGGCCCCGGCGACCACCAGAAGCACTAG
- a CDS encoding TetR family transcriptional regulator produces the protein MAASAYTRAKQPEQVRRALLDYAAAIAMDHGVSGVTVQAVAAAAGVTKGGLFHHFGSKQALIEGLFADLLARVDAEIDAAIEADPKPRGGFTRAYVNAVFTGKAFGFATPWAALSMVVVTDPPLRRLWNEWMKARLKRHRATDGTSELQIVRLAADGAWLSYVATGQTRISADLRAVHDRLIAQTYRRG, from the coding sequence ATGGCGGCAAGCGCCTACACCCGCGCCAAGCAGCCCGAGCAGGTGCGGCGGGCCCTGCTCGACTACGCGGCCGCCATCGCCATGGACCATGGCGTGTCCGGCGTCACGGTGCAGGCGGTGGCGGCGGCGGCCGGCGTCACCAAGGGCGGCCTGTTTCATCATTTCGGGAGCAAGCAGGCGCTGATCGAGGGCCTGTTCGCCGATCTGCTCGCCCGCGTCGACGCCGAGATCGACGCCGCCATCGAAGCTGACCCGAAGCCGCGCGGCGGTTTCACGCGGGCCTATGTGAACGCGGTATTCACCGGCAAGGCCTTCGGCTTCGCTACGCCCTGGGCGGCGCTGAGCATGGTCGTCGTCACCGATCCGCCGCTGCGCCGGCTCTGGAACGAGTGGATGAAGGCGCGCCTGAAGCGCCATCGCGCCACTGACGGTACGTCCGAGCTCCAGATCGTGCGCCTTGCCGCCGACGGCGCCTGGCTGTCCTACGTCGCGACCGGACAGACCCGTATCAGCGCCGACCTCCGCGCCGTGCACGACCGGCTGATCGCACAGACCTATCGGCGCGGGTAA
- a CDS encoding multidrug efflux SMR transporter — protein sequence MTSAFNAHAALALAIVFEVAASAFLQQSAQFTRPWPTLAMVLFYAASFYALSVAIRVIPLSIAYAIWGGVGIILTATLSFVLFRQMLDAAAFVGIALIVSGVVVINLFSETTVH from the coding sequence ATGACGTCCGCCTTCAACGCCCATGCCGCGCTCGCCCTCGCCATCGTCTTCGAGGTCGCCGCATCCGCCTTTCTCCAGCAGTCCGCGCAGTTCACGCGGCCGTGGCCGACGCTGGCGATGGTGCTGTTCTATGCCGCCTCGTTCTACGCGCTGTCGGTCGCGATCCGGGTCATCCCCCTGAGCATCGCCTATGCGATCTGGGGCGGGGTCGGCATCATCCTGACCGCCACGCTCTCCTTTGTGCTGTTCCGTCAGATGCTGGATGCGGCCGCCTTCGTCGGCATCGCGCTGATCGTATCCGGGGTGGTGGTCATCAACCTGTTCTCGGAGACGACGGTGCATTGA
- a CDS encoding FMN-binding negative transcriptional regulator has product MHVLRPQFRIEEQRALEFAGARGFGVIVAADADGPRASHAPFVLAERDGRAIAQIHLTAKNPLVELVDGTRRFLLIVAGDDAYISNDWYASSDNVSTWLYEAVHLSGVAQLRGQGENRGHGDALLAVSEARLQKAPWDLGQMEPGKRESMLAAIRVIDLVVDQVEGQAKLNQHKSDADHVALADQLARSEETGHRRLARKMRALRPGLGYEIS; this is encoded by the coding sequence ATGCATGTCCTTCGCCCCCAGTTCCGTATCGAGGAGCAGCGCGCGCTGGAGTTCGCGGGTGCGCGCGGCTTTGGCGTGATCGTGGCCGCGGATGCGGACGGCCCGCGCGCCTCGCACGCGCCGTTTGTGCTGGCCGAGCGCGATGGCCGCGCTATCGCGCAGATCCATCTCACGGCGAAAAATCCATTGGTCGAGCTCGTGGACGGCACCAGGCGCTTCCTGCTGATCGTTGCCGGCGACGACGCCTACATCTCCAACGATTGGTACGCCTCGTCCGACAACGTCTCGACCTGGCTCTACGAGGCGGTGCACCTGTCGGGCGTCGCCCAGCTCCGCGGGCAGGGCGAGAACCGTGGCCATGGCGATGCGCTGCTCGCGGTCTCCGAGGCGCGGCTGCAAAAAGCACCCTGGGATCTCGGGCAGATGGAGCCGGGCAAGCGTGAGAGCATGCTGGCGGCGATCCGGGTCATCGACCTCGTGGTCGATCAGGTCGAGGGGCAGGCCAAGCTCAACCAGCACAAGAGCGATGCGGACCATGTCGCGCTTGCCGATCAACTGGCGCGGTCGGAGGAGACGGGCCACCGGCGCCTGGCGCGGAAGATGCGGGCGCTGCGGCCGGGGCTCGGGTATGAAATCTCGTAG
- the pdxY gene encoding pyridoxal kinase has protein sequence MLVISIQSQVVHGHVGNSAAAYAMQAEGVNVAAVPTTLLSNHPRYPTLRGRVLDAELMADLLRGVEERDLVDEAAVLVTGYLGSPENAAVIADFVERALTRNSKLVYLCDPVIGDDGRIYVADGIMDVLRHRLSPAASLITPNQFELELLSGCKIADAQGLRAACAALAGQGRIDVVATGCTLTDTPQGQVETILCADGQLSRFATPRLPIRPYGTGDLLTGLIAAHLAKGAAIEAAVRLGVETIFAVLVRTQEAGTAEMRLVPLPVRGA, from the coding sequence ATGCTCGTCATCTCGATCCAGAGCCAGGTGGTCCACGGCCACGTCGGCAACAGCGCGGCGGCCTATGCCATGCAGGCGGAGGGCGTGAACGTCGCGGCGGTGCCGACGACGCTGCTGTCGAACCATCCGCGCTATCCGACGTTGCGCGGGCGCGTGCTGGACGCCGAGCTGATGGCCGATCTGCTCAGGGGCGTGGAGGAGCGCGACCTGGTCGACGAGGCTGCCGTGCTCGTCACCGGCTATCTCGGCTCACCCGAGAACGCCGCGGTCATCGCCGATTTCGTCGAGCGCGCGCTGACGCGGAATTCGAAGCTCGTCTATCTCTGCGATCCCGTGATCGGGGATGACGGCCGCATCTATGTCGCCGACGGCATTATGGATGTGTTGAGGCACCGCCTCTCGCCGGCCGCAAGCCTGATCACGCCGAACCAGTTCGAGCTCGAGTTGCTCTCCGGCTGCAAGATCGCGGATGCGCAAGGCCTTCGTGCGGCGTGTGCGGCGCTTGCCGGGCAGGGCCGCATCGACGTCGTCGCCACCGGCTGCACGCTCACCGACACGCCGCAAGGGCAGGTCGAGACGATCCTGTGCGCGGACGGACAATTGTCGCGCTTTGCGACGCCGCGCCTGCCGATCCGTCCCTATGGCACCGGGGATCTGTTGACTGGCCTGATCGCGGCCCATCTGGCCAAGGGTGCGGCGATCGAGGCGGCCGTGCGGCTCGGGGTCGAGACCATCTTTGCCGTGCTCGTCCGCACGCAAGAAGCTGGCACGGCCGAGATGCGCCTCGTGCCGCTGCCCGTGCGAGGCGCGTAA
- a CDS encoding Flp family type IVb pilin — MKCLLAEFAADESGATAIEYGLIAAGIALAIIEVIYALGTNLVAKLQALATALK, encoded by the coding sequence TTGAAATGCCTGCTGGCCGAATTTGCCGCCGATGAATCCGGCGCCACGGCGATCGAATACGGCCTGATCGCAGCGGGCATCGCGCTCGCCATCATCGAAGTCATCTACGCTCTCGGCACCAACCTCGTTGCAAAACTCCAAGCGCTTGCGACTGCGTTGAAGTAG
- a CDS encoding DMT family transporter: MDQRTSGADAPIRTNDAAPALIGVLCGLSAALFWALGFAGTRHGLKVGFTPVDLLVHRYVWSGIAFLPLVLRAGITDLCGIGWSRGLALMVLGGPVMSLISYTGFLLVPLGHGSVIQPSCATLGGLLLAALFLKEHISASRLTGAIVIVGGLCVIGAESIGHIGADGVRGDLIFVLTGFMFAGFGALLRHWRVSAVSAALVINVLSLLLLPIYLLTGGLARVAAIGVTENAIQALAQGVLAGPAALYLFAVSVQRLGVARAAVFPACAPALTLLTGWLLLGEPPTALQAAGLVTVLCGFYLAQRQR, from the coding sequence ATGGATCAGCGGACGAGCGGCGCTGACGCTCCCATTCGAACCAACGATGCGGCGCCGGCACTGATCGGCGTGCTCTGCGGCCTGTCCGCGGCGCTGTTCTGGGCGCTGGGATTTGCCGGCACGCGGCACGGCCTGAAGGTCGGCTTCACGCCTGTCGATCTCCTGGTGCATCGCTACGTCTGGTCGGGCATCGCGTTCCTGCCGCTGGTGCTGCGCGCAGGCATCACGGACCTCTGCGGCATCGGCTGGAGCAGGGGCCTCGCGCTGATGGTGCTTGGCGGTCCGGTGATGTCGCTGATCTCCTACACCGGCTTTTTGTTGGTGCCGCTCGGCCATGGCAGCGTGATCCAGCCGTCCTGCGCGACGCTCGGCGGCCTGCTCCTCGCCGCCTTGTTCCTGAAGGAACACATTTCCGCCTCGCGCCTCACCGGCGCCATCGTCATCGTCGGCGGCCTCTGCGTGATCGGCGCGGAATCGATCGGCCATATCGGGGCCGACGGCGTGCGGGGTGACCTCATCTTCGTCCTCACCGGATTCATGTTCGCAGGATTCGGCGCGCTGTTGCGCCATTGGCGCGTCTCCGCCGTGTCGGCCGCGCTCGTCATCAACGTGCTGTCGCTGCTGTTGCTGCCGATCTATCTCTTGACCGGCGGGCTCGCCCGCGTCGCGGCAATCGGCGTCACGGAGAACGCGATCCAGGCGCTGGCGCAGGGCGTCCTCGCAGGCCCCGCCGCGCTCTATCTGTTCGCCGTCTCGGTTCAGCGCCTCGGCGTCGCGCGCGCCGCGGTATTTCCGGCTTGCGCGCCGGCGCTGACGCTGCTCACCGGCTGGCTGCTGCTCGGCGAGCCGCCGACGGCGTTGCAGGCGGCAGGACTCGTGACGGTGCTGTGCGGGTTTTATCTGGCGCAGCGGCAGAGATAA
- a CDS encoding zinc ribbon domain-containing protein YjdM, with translation MSDATKCPNCNSEHAYQDRDLWICPECAHEWSAAAGAAADAPQEAGVRDAHGNVLTDGDSVIVMKDLKVKGSSSVVKGGTKVRNIRLQDATDGHNIACKIDGIGAMNLKSEFVKKA, from the coding sequence ATGAGCGACGCCACGAAATGCCCGAACTGCAATTCGGAGCATGCCTATCAGGATCGCGATCTCTGGATTTGTCCGGAATGCGCCCATGAGTGGAGCGCTGCGGCCGGTGCGGCGGCGGATGCGCCGCAGGAGGCGGGCGTGCGCGATGCCCATGGCAATGTGCTGACGGACGGCGACAGCGTCATCGTGATGAAGGACCTCAAGGTCAAGGGCTCGTCGTCCGTGGTCAAGGGCGGCACCAAGGTCAGGAACATCCGCCTTCAGGACGCCACCGATGGCCACAACATCGCCTGCAAGATCGACGGCATCGGCGCGATGAACCTGAAGTCGGAGTTCGTGAAGAAGGCTTAA
- a CDS encoding PhzF family phenazine biosynthesis protein, with protein sequence MEKAGLVTVALVTMETAQLFHVRNAFAAEGVVEDPATGAAAAAFAGYLRDIGWPHGGAIDIVQGEDMGPRSLIRAEISETAGSSIRVSGTARFMDDAGLPADHAALLSSVVSLFSASVEREVRRTRGLNGSISGSTLSSVTRWAERCPSRSGRVSHMLDAFDHWEASP encoded by the coding sequence ATGGAAAAAGCGGGGTTGGTCACCGTCGCGCTCGTGACCATGGAGACGGCGCAACTGTTCCACGTCCGCAACGCGTTTGCCGCCGAAGGCGTCGTTGAGGATCCCGCGACAGGTGCAGCCGCCGCCGCGTTTGCAGGATACCTGCGCGACATCGGCTGGCCGCACGGCGGCGCCATCGACATCGTCCAGGGCGAAGACATGGGACCGAGGTCGCTCATCCGTGCGGAGATAAGTGAAACGGCGGGCAGCTCCATTCGGGTATCAGGCACGGCGCGCTTCATGGACGATGCTGGTTTGCCCGCCGATCACGCCGCCTTGCTCAGCTCGGTCGTGAGCCTCTTCTCCGCATCGGTTGAGAGGGAAGTTCGAAGGACGCGCGGCTTGAATGGCTCGATCTCCGGCAGCACCTTGTCTTCGGTGACTCGATGGGCGGAGCGATGCCCATCGCGAAGCGGACGGGTCTCGCATATGCTCGACGCATTCGATCACTGGGAGGCATCACCATGA
- a CDS encoding IS701 family transposase — MDRRRFKSSESRFAAYVEGLASVIGHKDREQPLRDYCTGLMLRGERKSVEPIAAVTAPARVAAQHQSLLHFVGEGRWSDERVLAKVREKVLPEIERHGPIEAWIIDDTGLPKKGRQSVGVARQYCGQLGKEDNCQVAVSLSIANEHASLPVAYRLYLPQEWAEDSDRLRKVGVPEDIGFKTKHEIALEQLHWACAAGLPRGAALLDAGYGNNSNLRADITALGLAYVAGILSNTTVWADGTGPLPPKTWSGRGRPPKRLQRDAKHWPVSVKDLALGLPKRAWRTIEWREGSAETMSSRFARVRVRAARRDERRHEPCPQEWLLIEWPKDETEPTKYFLSTLPADIAFHRLVYFAKLRWRIERDYQELKQEVGLGHFEGRGWRGFHHHATLCIAAYGFLISERETIPPSGPRHAPIFPQLALPAGYRPRGTAVAA, encoded by the coding sequence ATGGATCGCCGAAGGTTTAAGAGCAGTGAATCGCGATTTGCCGCCTATGTCGAGGGGCTTGCGAGCGTGATCGGGCACAAAGACCGAGAGCAGCCGCTTCGCGATTATTGCACCGGGCTGATGCTGCGAGGCGAGCGCAAGAGCGTCGAACCGATCGCAGCGGTCACGGCACCGGCGCGGGTGGCCGCCCAGCATCAATCGCTTCTGCATTTTGTCGGCGAGGGACGTTGGTCCGACGAACGCGTCTTGGCCAAGGTGCGCGAGAAGGTCTTGCCCGAGATCGAGCGTCACGGCCCGATCGAAGCGTGGATTATCGACGATACTGGACTGCCGAAGAAGGGGCGGCAGTCGGTCGGTGTTGCGCGGCAATATTGCGGTCAACTTGGTAAGGAGGACAACTGCCAGGTCGCGGTGTCGCTGTCGATTGCCAACGAACATGCGAGCCTGCCGGTGGCGTACCGGCTGTATCTGCCGCAGGAATGGGCGGAGGATAGCGATCGTCTGCGCAAGGTGGGGGTTCCTGAAGATATTGGCTTCAAGACCAAGCATGAGATCGCGCTGGAGCAACTGCACTGGGCCTGCGCGGCTGGTCTGCCGCGTGGCGCGGCGCTGCTGGATGCCGGCTATGGCAATAACAGCAATCTGCGCGCCGACATCACGGCCCTGGGGCTGGCTTACGTCGCGGGCATTCTGTCGAATACGACGGTGTGGGCAGACGGGACGGGACCGCTGCCGCCGAAGACTTGGTCGGGCCGCGGACGGCCACCAAAGCGCCTGCAGCGCGACGCCAAGCATTGGCCGGTCTCAGTCAAAGACCTTGCACTCGGCCTGCCCAAGCGCGCCTGGCGCACCATCGAATGGCGAGAAGGTTCGGCGGAAACCATGTCTTCGCGCTTTGCGCGGGTGCGGGTGCGTGCCGCGCGGCGTGACGAAAGGCGCCACGAGCCGTGCCCGCAAGAATGGCTCTTGATCGAGTGGCCCAAGGACGAGACCGAGCCGACCAAATACTTTTTGTCGACGCTTCCCGCCGATATCGCCTTTCACCGTCTGGTCTACTTCGCCAAGCTGCGTTGGCGCATTGAGCGCGACTATCAGGAGCTCAAGCAAGAAGTCGGCCTCGGGCATTTTGAAGGTCGGGGATGGCGTGGCTTCCATCATCACGCAACGCTCTGCATCGCAGCTTACGGATTCCTGATCTCCGAAAGGGAGACGATTCCCCCCTCAGGACCTCGTCACGCCCCGATCTTCCCGCAACTTGCCCTTCCCGCAGGTTACCGACCCAGAGGTACTGCCGTTGCGGCCTGA
- a CDS encoding cytosolic protein, with amino-acid sequence MKSLLLLTASGPLLILTSHESLNDQTLLEVLRHKGIGKFVAFDVPLSLARERYGGHFQSVESNLHETDDLRILDFNGQRIFQLFHFDELGSPILIEQP; translated from the coding sequence ATGAAATCGCTTTTGCTGCTCACGGCGAGCGGCCCGCTGCTCATTCTCACGTCGCACGAGTCCTTAAACGATCAGACGCTCCTTGAGGTGCTCAGGCACAAAGGGATCGGCAAGTTCGTCGCGTTTGATGTTCCCTTGTCGCTCGCCAGAGAGCGCTACGGCGGGCATTTTCAATCGGTCGAGAGCAATCTCCACGAGACTGATGATCTGAGAATCCTCGACTTCAACGGCCAGCGGATATTTCAGCTGTTTCATTTCGATGAACTCGGTTCGCCGATCCTGATAGAACAGCCGTGA